Part of the Longimicrobiales bacterium genome is shown below.
CGCTCTGGCGCAGATCCGGGCGGCCGCTCACGGCGTGGGCCGCTGGATGCCGCAGACCACGCGGGGCTGGGCGTTCGCCACGGCGATGCTCGGCCTGCCTGCAATCCTCGGCAGCGCCGTGGTCGCATGGCTGCTCTCGCGTGACTACGTCAGCGGCCAGGCGCTCTGGATCGCCGCGCGCGACACGGTGGACCAGGGTGCACAGCGGCTCGGCGCGGCGTTCGTACAGTCGCTGATGCAGACCGATGTCATGGCCTGGCTGGTCGCCAACACGGGCGAGTTCCTCGCCACGACCGGAATGCGCGGCGTCGGGGCGCTCATCGCACTGGCGGGCGTGACCACGATGGTCTCGATCTATGTCCTGTACCGGAACCTGTTCCGCACACCTACGCGGGAATCACACTATGTCACGTATTCGTTCTGACCGCCGGATGCGGCGCAGTATCGGTGGTCTCGTGCTCGCCGTCGCGGCCGTGGTCGCGACGCCGGCGGCGGGGCAGCAGCCGGCACAGGCCGACGGCACGCATCTCATCGCCAGC
Proteins encoded:
- a CDS encoding zf-HC2 domain-containing protein codes for the protein MSHQSLHPEAEQLEAYAEGALDVADRAVVESHVLGCADCQGAVEEWRALFAALEGLPQLAPSVGFADRVMARVQVESRARMWRAHALAQIRAAAHGVGRWMPQTTRGWAFATAMLGLPAILGSAVVAWLLSRDYVSGQALWIAARDTVDQGAQRLGAAFVQSLMQTDVMAWLVANTGEFLATTGMRGVGALIALAGVTTMVSIYVLYRNLFRTPTRESHYVTYSF